The window tttttatccttaattataatttcatGGTATTTTTGCCTTATTTCTAATAGtcttataattttttcacattttttttccccAAATTTATTGAGTACTCTTCCTTGAAATGTACCTGTACAGAATAAACACAAATTTGatataatgattataatattttcctCAAATTCGAATACACTCATATgattttgttttttaatatcTCTTAACATAAATAgacaaaataaatatttgaGTCCATTCATTTCAATGAATTTGTTACATGTTTCGATATCATTTAATAAGATAGCGAAAATCTTAAGAGATggaaaacataaaaatttcCTTTCACTTAATAATTTGAGCATAAGTTCAAATCCGATTGTATTTTGAAAgacatttttatttttatttaaaagtAATAAATTTCCTAAGGCTTGGAAATagtttaataaaatttcttttttattaatactTTCAGGAtctttatctttatatttagaaatatattttagaATAGGATTAAAaatagatataatataataaaaatcatCATATACGTTTTGAGCAAATTGATTAATTCTTAAAATGAGTAATACAAAAATTTCACTTGCATATAGTGAATTCGAATCATCACTtttaatttcattattaattctatttagtaaaaaaaatagtaatttagaattttttaataaatcattttgTAAGTCATTTTCTAATTcgaatatattatctaaaATGTTAAGAATAGATGTCATAgcattataatattcatcattttcttcttcatttattttatctaatacatttataagaaaatgacatagtttttttttatttaaataatgtatCATTATATCATTCAATTCTTTATctaattcatatatattagatgGATTAGTAATCTctttaataatatcaatAACTTCTATAACAATATCATTATTAGGATGATTTAACAAATCAATGATCTCACCAAATATATCTGAATCTATCatacttttatataaatttgtaCATACACTTAAATTTTTCAAATTTACTAATATTTCGTCTAAGTCCACTTCACTGCTTACCCATTTTTGAGGTTCCTCTGGATATTCCATTCGGTCtctttcattttttgttttcttcttttttaaaagcACTCCGATTTTTTTTATGCTGTTTTCATCAACACATTCGATCTAAAATCACAATAAGAACAAATTAAAGAtggataaatataaataaatgaatataaatataaatataaatatatttattatatatgttaaattatttatatattcttttattaaaatgtattGATATTAAATTCAACAAGATgcatatatgtataaatgaaaaaaatatatatacataaatatatatatacatatatatatatatatatatattttattcttacATTTTCCGCCTGTTTTAAAATTTCTTCAACGTCGACTTCTTCTTCATCACTATATTCTTCATCTGCCATTTTTAGCCAAACATcaaaacatatttttttgcTATTTCTAAAGAGGGagagagaaaaaaaaaaaaaaaaaaaaaaaaaaaaataataataataataataaataaaaatataaaaatataaaaatataaaaagattCTTTGAactattattttaaaatatatataattattatttcgttgggtatatttataatactgttatttattcttattttttcttaaggtatgattatataacatatgaattatagttataatatatatatatatatatatatatatatcaactattttaacaataatatttcctacataataaaatgatatcttttcattttatatatctaacaaattattaatatttttcagAACTATAAGaacttattattatatatttaaattttgtagttttatataatataggAAATAATTAATGATCTTTTTGTATACCCATATTTTTAACTATATAATGttaaataaacatattatgtttatgtatatttatatatagaacaaataaaattcGATGAATCCTATATTTTGTAaactataaaaaaaattaacaaaaataacagaataaaaacaattataaaaaaaagttaaagGAATTGTAAAATACCAACAagttttttaaaaagaaaaaattagtaaataaacaaaacaatatagctattatatatatatatgtggacatttatatatagattaaataatattaatacgGATAATATTgcttatattttttttttacaaaatacaatgaagaattttttaatatatacacaaaaacaaaacggataaaaaatgaaaatgatcAAAATAAACTTTGggattatatatacataatatataaattattacataaaaaaaaaaatatatatatatatatattcatttatataaaaaataaataattgtTCTTTGTTTTGtctaatatattaaaaaaaaaaaaaaaaaaaaaaaaaaccttaatttcttttaaattataatatttgcTTAAACAAATTAATAGCAAAACTAATTATAGTATTTgataaagatataaaatgtaatttCACTTGATCGgtattattttgatttttggttttaataaaatcaCAAACAATTATGAGaagtattttatttttgttatcaATTGGATAGGtagtatataaaatattatatgaattaaaatggaatacattaaatgaattatataattttaaagaattaataaattcCTGAAAGGTAGGAAATCTTACtaaattgtaataatatgttttacaataatattttgttgtTCCTGATAtacttttaataaaattatttaaatataaactATTTGgtttacataaaaataaatgagGAAAAGGTAAAGTTAACTTGAATTTAATTATTGTATTATCATTAATTAAACAGTCCATATTAAGGAATATTAGCATATGATTTAGATATGCTTTTTTGAAACATaaagtatataataaacatatatcatttttttttaaatttatatattcattttcttcaatAGCGTCGTTAtgattcttttttatatttctttttattacttttatatgatccattttattttctgATAAATcacttttaatatataaaatattatataatatagattttacgtaaatattcatatatattttatcatttgtTAGATTATTTTCcaatatattctttttattactatcataattattactattattattattattactattattattactattattattattattattattattattatcattatctGTACTGCTAATATCTTTTGTCATAATTGATGTATCCAATTTATATGTCTTTTGTTTATTTGTCGTACTTGaatgatttatataaattttggcataaattttcataaggttattttgaaaaatcagacctttattatttttcgtataaaatattcgcataaattttttatgttcatTAATATCTTCGTCTGTTTTAAAATTGGAACCCATTTGtgtatttaaataattatctaaatgtgatatattttgttcttttttattacacttattaattattttttccaagtttgtaaaataatttttttcatttatattgaTAGCATAACTTaatttatcatcattatttgttaatatggttccttttaaatttttagatactcttacaaaataattaaaattttgttcaaaatttttataatcacttatataatcatttgttgtttttttacttaaattatttatattttttattttatttaatcctaattttgttttattaatatttacattatgCTGTTCTTTATTTGTATGATCATCTTGACTTAAGCTACCTTCATCTAGCAAACCTTTTTTACCATATTTGGATATAGAAAACTTTTGattaattttatcattCCAATTAAgtgaatattttttcttattatttttcttattacttttcttattatttttcttattatttttcttattatcaTTGTTTAGTTTCATGAAACATTtcttatcatttatatatccatcacttaaaataatattacttGTTTCCTCAGTGTCTTTATTATAACTATCCATTTCACAATTACTAAATGTATAATGTTCATTTGTTGAAAGaattccatttttttttttttttttttttttataattatgtacatacattttttgatcatcatcatcatccTTTTTTAGACCTAAGAAAAAATTCGATTGTGCAAGGGATGattttgttttcttttcattcttttctttgattttcttttttaaacgtttattaatattttcaatatttttaatattttcactattttcaatattttcaCTATTTTCACTATTTTCActattttcattatttttatgtttttttttattatttttttttatttttttgtatgatataattattGGATCATGTTCTGTATTatttaacatattaaatGAGAATGTACTATTTGAAcaattaattatattcttcTGGTGGTCATATAATGGTATATCTTTTGCATGATCTACgtatgtattatttttattaatatggTTTAAATCAAATGTATGATCTgaatcattattataatgttgatattttgatttatcattatattttatatttcgAAGTCGTCGCTGTTcttgattattatattcatcatcagtgtttatttcttcatttgaaaaagattttttat of the Plasmodium reichenowi strain SY57 chromosome 11, whole genome shotgun sequence genome contains:
- a CDS encoding beta-catenin-like protein 1, putative; its protein translation is MADEEYSDEEEVDVEEILKQAENIECVDENSIKKIGVLLKKKKTKNERDRMEYPEEPQKWVSSEVDLDEILVNLKNLSVCTNLYKSMIDSDIFGEIIDLLNHPNNDIVIEVIDIIKEITNPSNIYELDKELNDIMIHYLNKKKLCHFLINVLDKINEEENDEYYNAMTSILNILDNIFELENDLQNDLLKNSKLLFFLLNRINNEIKSDDSNSLYASEIFVLLILRINQFAQNVYDDFYYIISIFNPILKYISKYKDKDPESINKKEILLNYFQALGNLLLLNKNKNVFQNTIGFELMLKLLSERKFLCFPSLKIFAILLNDIETCNKFIEMNGLKYLFCLFMLRDIKKQNHMSVFEFEENIIIIISNLCLFCTGTFQGRVLNKFGEKKCEKIIRLLEIRQKYHEIIIKDKKKKQKNKNQVNENLKKMNIQIDEDSKKNLEYIELCDKGYLIYQLTDVILIALFYMNNTYICNNIFIHLYTRNIDIQSIYENILDFLDCLDDEDLDEKLNEMLTHFLTSSKESNLFL